TGGAACTTCGCGTGAGCCATCGAAGCCCGCTTGCCGCAGCCCGCTCACTTGAACGGTATGGCTATGAAGTGCTTGATGTGGAACATGATGCCCTTGCCGGTGATGACATCGCCGCCGACCGTATCAAGGAACTTATGCATTACATTGATCTTTAAGAGGAGAAGAGCCTGGGATTGATATTATAGAGCACAAGGGAGCAGCATAAATATAACAATGAAGATAGCAGTATTCGGTAAAAGGCGTCAGAATGCCGAGGATCTACCCCGCATAGCATCTCTGATGAAGATTCTGTCAGACAGGGGAATATTTGTCGCCGTACAACGTCATTTCTATGAAGCGATGACACGCGAGCTCGGAATGCCTCTGGAGGCTGACGATGTGTTTGATGCGGATGAATTCACCGCCGACATAGCCATCAGCATCGGCGGTGACGGAACGTTCCTGCGCACAGCACGGTGGGTAGGGCCAAAGGAGATACCTATAATCGGATTCAACACAGGACACCTTGGATTCCTTGCCGAAGAATCATTGTCGGAGGCCCCAGTGATTGTTGACAATCTGATTGCCGGAAAATTTTTCATTGAACCACGCTCCCTCCTTGAGGTGAAAGCTTCGGGTCAAAATCTGCGCCAGTCAATCTCAGGATGGGCTTACGCTCTTAACGAGGCTGCAATACTGCGTCATGATTCCGCCTCAATGATAACCGTGCACACTTTCCTGGACGATATCGAAATAGCGTCCTACCAGGGGGACGGTCTCATCATCTCTACCCCGACAGGCTCCACTGCATACAATCTGTCAGTAGGTGGTCCGATAATACAGCCCACGGCTCCCTGCTGGGCTCTCTCCCCTATAGCCCCGCATGCATTGACTATGCGCCCTCTCGTAGTGAGCGACAGCCATATAATAACGATCAGGGTGGATTCAAGAGCCGACACTTACCGAGTAAATCTAGACGGACGTCAGCTCATACTGCCAATAGATGTGACACTGCACATCAGACGCGCTCCGTTCGTAGTAAAGGTCATACACATGGACGGACATACATTTGTTGACACTCTGAGCTCCAAACTGCTTTGGGGCATCTCCAAACGATAATGCTCCGCAATCCATGATAGCTGACGAAAAGAGAACCATCAAGGAGATGATCTCACTGTATTGCCGCAAGCACAATCACTCGTGCAGCCCGGAACTATGCAGGGAGTGCAAAGAGCTTCTGGAATATGCCTACCGCAGACTCGACAAATGTCCTCACGGTGATGACAAGCCATCATGCCGACATTGCAAGATACATTGCTATTCACAAGATATGCGTGCTCGCATACGCGCCGTGATGCGATACGCAGGTCCCCGCATGCTCCTGCGCCATCCTCTATCAATAATCAGTTGGCTTAGACATATCTAATCAAGAGCTATCATACCTATTGGACATAAAACACAATCGCCCACCGAATGGAAGAGGCAAGTTATACTTAAAATGCACAATACTACAGAGGCTTCGAACATTAGGTTCGAAGCCTCTGTAGTATTGTGCATTTATAAAATAAAACCGGATTAAGCGTTCTCAGGGCGCAAGGTGCGGACCACGGCACCGGTACGCCACATTTCGCTTTCACGGAGAGCCTTGAGCTCTTCCTCAAGCTTCTCGCGATAATCAGGCTGAGTGTTGGAATCTATGCTACGCTGAGCCTCATTGCCACACTTCACACTGGCATACAGCTGCTCTACCACAGGTTTCACGGCATCGTGGAAAGGCCCCATCCAATCGAGAGCACCACGCTGTGCGGTGGTCGAGCAGTTGGCATACATCCAGTCCATGCCTTTAGCAGCGAACAATGGCATGAGCGACTGGGTAAGCTCCTCGACAGTCTCGTTGAACGCTTCGGAGGGTGTGTGCCCATTCTCGCGCAACACCTCGTACTGAGCAAGAAGAAGCCCCTGGATGGCACCCATGAGTGATCCGCGTTCGCCAGTGAGATCGCTCACTGCCTCACGCTGGAATGTGGTCTCGAACAGATATCCTGAACCGATACCGATACCGAGAGCCAGCGTGCGTTCGAGAGCACGACCGGTGGCATCCTGATATACGGCGAAAGATGAATTGGTGCCTTTGCCTTCCTTGAAGAGAACACGCAGCATTGTGCCTGACCCCTTAGGAGCCACCATTATAACATCAACATCGGCAGGAGGCACCACTCCGGTACGATCGCTCCAATTTATGGCGAAACCATGGCTGAAATAGAGAGCCTTGCCCGCTGTGAGATGCTTCTTTATAGTGGGCCACTGCGAGATGACAGCGGCATCGCTGAGCAGACACATGATGATAGTGCCACGCTCGCAAGCCTCCTCTATGGAAAAGAGGGTTTCACCGGGCTTCCATCCGTCAGCCACAGCCTTGTCATAAGTCTTGCCCGGACGCTGTCCGACAATCACATTGAAACCGTTGTCACGAAGATCAAGACCCTGACCGGGACCCTGCACTCCATAACCTATCACTGCAATCGTCTCGTCCTTAAGCACCTCAAGGGCTTTGCCAAGAGGAAATTCCTCACGAGTGATGACGGTCTCTTCTACACCGCCAAAGTTAAGTTTTGCCATAATTCAGATATTATGTTAATATTGTACCTTATGATTTTATCGTTCGACGAATTCGATACGTGCGAGAGCACATGCCGTATCCCCTACCCTTATCTCGGTGTCATACACATCTCCCGGACACTGGTGAGGAGCCTTAAGAGCGATAGCCTCCTCGGCATAGCGCGCCTCATGCTTGAATGCAATCTCAAAACGCGCCACACGGCATTCGGTGTACTTGTCGAGTGACCACAGATCAGTGATGAGGTCGATGTAACGCCTGGTGGTGACATGACGGTTGACATCTATGTCGCTGACTTTGAAAGTATAACTATAACCCTCGGAATCATCACGCAAGGGCAGCAATCTACCGCTCTTTTCTCCACCGAACTCCCGGCTTTGAATCACATCAACAAGAGCCTTGTGGACCAATAGATCGGTAGGACGGCGCGAATCCATGTCGATAGCCATCCATGTAGTATGCGCCCAACCGATGACTTCACCGGTCTGACCATCCTGAAGCTCGAACATACGGTCGGAGTAAAGACGGTTTACATTATCGACCCATGTCACCAACATATATTTACGATTGACCCCCGGCATGCGCCTAAGGTCAATGCTCAAGCGAGAAAGCACCCAAGACGTGTTGGTCTCCATCATATGAGCATAGCCGAACCCGAGACTGTTGGCATGGGCTGTAGCCGTGTCGATGATCAGTGTCACAAGACGCGAAAGCGGCATCTCCTCCTGTGCATTGACTTCGGCAGCTGTGAGATAGAACTCGTTGATGTAATGGTTCACGGGTAAGATTGATTAGATATCTTCCTAATATTTTTTATGTTATCAGCCCTCGATTTTATTGCGACGTGCCTCCTGTTCTCTAAGAAATCTGGAAAAGTGTTCCGTAGGTGACTTTGTGACACATATACGCCCTGAACGTATGAACTGCTGTATGTCATATTGTGTAAGCAGCTCATAGAGAGCCTGGGTCTCGGTCTCATGTCCGGTCTTCTCAATCACAGTGTAGTCACGTGTGATCTCAAGGATGCGCGCATTGTGTACACGGATGATATGCTCCAGATTGGGCTCGTCAAGCAGGCGCATAGTAGGCACTTTATATAGAGCGACTTCCTGATACACAATCTCATCGTCTGTGTAAAGGAATGCACGCAGCACATCGACACATTTCTCAATCTGCTTCACTACCTTCTCAAGAACTTCCCTCTCACCTGCCACAAGAAAATTCATCTTATGGACTCCGGATACCGAACTCGGGCTTGACGATACACTCTCAAGGTTGATGCCACGGCGCGTGAATATAATGGAGATGCGGTTGAGCAGACCCACCTGATTCTCTGTAAATACCGCTATGGTGAACATTTTCTTTTCCATAATCTCCTTATTTCTGATATTTCTTAGTACGGTTAAGAAGGATCTCATCGACAGCCGATCCCGGAGCTATCATCGGGAACACCATATCCTCAGCCTCAATATTGA
The sequence above is drawn from the Duncaniella freteri genome and encodes:
- a CDS encoding NAD kinase — its product is MKIAVFGKRRQNAEDLPRIASLMKILSDRGIFVAVQRHFYEAMTRELGMPLEADDVFDADEFTADIAISIGGDGTFLRTARWVGPKEIPIIGFNTGHLGFLAEESLSEAPVIVDNLIAGKFFIEPRSLLEVKASGQNLRQSISGWAYALNEAAILRHDSASMITVHTFLDDIEIASYQGDGLIISTPTGSTAYNLSVGGPIIQPTAPCWALSPIAPHALTMRPLVVSDSHIITIRVDSRADTYRVNLDGRQLILPIDVTLHIRRAPFVVKVIHMDGHTFVDTLSSKLLWGISKR
- a CDS encoding nitrous oxide-stimulated promoter family protein gives rise to the protein MIADEKRTIKEMISLYCRKHNHSCSPELCRECKELLEYAYRRLDKCPHGDDKPSCRHCKIHCYSQDMRARIRAVMRYAGPRMLLRHPLSIISWLRHI
- the ilvC gene encoding ketol-acid reductoisomerase; amino-acid sequence: MAKLNFGGVEETVITREEFPLGKALEVLKDETIAVIGYGVQGPGQGLDLRDNGFNVIVGQRPGKTYDKAVADGWKPGETLFSIEEACERGTIIMCLLSDAAVISQWPTIKKHLTAGKALYFSHGFAINWSDRTGVVPPADVDVIMVAPKGSGTMLRVLFKEGKGTNSSFAVYQDATGRALERTLALGIGIGSGYLFETTFQREAVSDLTGERGSLMGAIQGLLLAQYEVLRENGHTPSEAFNETVEELTQSLMPLFAAKGMDWMYANCSTTAQRGALDWMGPFHDAVKPVVEQLYASVKCGNEAQRSIDSNTQPDYREKLEEELKALRESEMWRTGAVVRTLRPENA
- a CDS encoding acyl-[acyl-carrier-protein] thioesterase, coding for MNHYINEFYLTAAEVNAQEEMPLSRLVTLIIDTATAHANSLGFGYAHMMETNTSWVLSRLSIDLRRMPGVNRKYMLVTWVDNVNRLYSDRMFELQDGQTGEVIGWAHTTWMAIDMDSRRPTDLLVHKALVDVIQSREFGGEKSGRLLPLRDDSEGYSYTFKVSDIDVNRHVTTRRYIDLITDLWSLDKYTECRVARFEIAFKHEARYAEEAIALKAPHQCPGDVYDTEIRVGDTACALARIEFVER
- the ilvN gene encoding acetolactate synthase small subunit gives rise to the protein MEKKMFTIAVFTENQVGLLNRISIIFTRRGINLESVSSSPSSVSGVHKMNFLVAGEREVLEKVVKQIEKCVDVLRAFLYTDDEIVYQEVALYKVPTMRLLDEPNLEHIIRVHNARILEITRDYTVIEKTGHETETQALYELLTQYDIQQFIRSGRICVTKSPTEHFSRFLREQEARRNKIEG